One region of Candidatus Palauibacter polyketidifaciens genomic DNA includes:
- a CDS encoding tetratricopeptide repeat protein, with product MMTNKEGSDASLLEKIRKRRMVQIALVYVGAAWLGVEITDFIVGTYAYSRKVLDTVVFLAILGFPAFLIIGWYHGERGPQRIRRAEAWLLVTLVTLGGIGTYRIATAEPEAGGGAEMAAPPIVAEGVDRSGDAVSFAGSAPDLGPNSLAVLPFRNNVPDPELEWLGSGLADLLTTNLAQLPDLLVVGRQSLYDLITEGGLSEEEEIPESLALTVARGAGARLLLWGSVTGTAGDMRIDAQLIELENGTVASADFARGSDVFELVDTLTVRLASHLSGAPPPAEVARISHLGTRDLEAWAAFHRGNALARAGDLEEAEAHYERAAEIDSTFALPFLTAGGDFRAGEPVSPDGERTEAERRRADWRERGHVQLVRRLPEDVRAQLAGLRGEELRAAIDSLMDGAISGVRLLVTERRSGRGEPQEEPPPRRPPPPPR from the coding sequence ATGATGACGAACAAAGAGGGAAGCGACGCGTCGCTCCTGGAGAAGATCCGGAAGCGGCGCATGGTGCAGATCGCGCTCGTGTATGTGGGCGCGGCCTGGCTCGGCGTGGAGATCACCGACTTCATCGTCGGGACCTACGCGTATTCGAGAAAGGTCCTCGATACCGTCGTCTTCCTCGCCATCCTCGGTTTCCCCGCCTTTCTCATCATCGGCTGGTATCATGGCGAGCGCGGCCCCCAGCGTATCCGCCGGGCCGAAGCCTGGCTCCTGGTCACGCTGGTCACACTGGGCGGGATCGGCACCTACCGGATCGCGACCGCCGAACCGGAAGCCGGAGGAGGCGCGGAGATGGCGGCGCCCCCCATCGTCGCGGAGGGTGTGGACCGCAGCGGTGATGCGGTGAGTTTCGCGGGGTCGGCGCCCGATCTGGGTCCGAACTCGCTCGCGGTCCTGCCCTTCCGGAACAACGTGCCCGATCCGGAACTCGAGTGGCTCGGCTCGGGGCTCGCGGACCTCCTCACGACCAACCTGGCGCAACTCCCCGATCTGCTCGTCGTGGGCCGGCAGAGCCTTTACGACCTCATCACCGAGGGGGGGCTCTCCGAGGAGGAGGAGATCCCGGAGTCGCTGGCGCTGACCGTCGCGCGCGGCGCCGGCGCCCGGCTGCTGCTATGGGGGAGCGTGACGGGGACCGCCGGCGACATGCGCATCGACGCCCAGCTGATCGAACTGGAGAATGGCACCGTGGCGTCGGCCGACTTCGCACGGGGCAGCGATGTGTTCGAACTCGTGGATACGCTGACCGTGCGTCTCGCTTCCCACCTCTCCGGCGCGCCGCCGCCGGCCGAGGTCGCTCGCATCAGCCACCTGGGGACGCGGGACCTGGAGGCGTGGGCCGCGTTCCATCGCGGCAACGCCCTCGCCCGTGCCGGTGACCTGGAGGAAGCCGAGGCCCACTACGAGCGGGCGGCCGAGATCGATAGCACGTTCGCGCTTCCGTTCCTGACGGCGGGCGGCGATTTCCGCGCGGGAGAGCCCGTATCGCCGGATGGGGAGCGAACCGAGGCCGAACGCCGACGCGCCGACTGGCGGGAACGCGGCCACGTACAACTCGTCCGGCGGCTCCCCGAGGACGTGCGGGCGCAGTTGGCCGGCCTCCGCGGGGAAGAACTGCGGGCGGCGATCGACTCTCTGATGGACGGCGCGATTTCCGGCGTCCGCCTCCTCGTCACGGAACGAAGATCCGGGCGGGGCGAACCGCAGGAAGAGCCGCCCCCGCGCCGCCCCCCCCCGCCTCCGCGCTGA